Genomic DNA from Lactococcus garvieae:
TGTATCCATGCGGACAGAGATTGCCAAAATTCACCGTCGTATTGGTGCAACAACCATTTATGTTACCCATGATCAGACCGAAGCGATGACCCTTGCGGATCGTATCGTTATCATGAGTTCAACACCAAATGCGGACAAGTCAGGAACTGTAGGGCGTATCGAACAGATTGGGACACCTCAAGAGTTATACAATGAACCTGCGACAAAATTTGTGGCTGGCTTTATCGGTAGTCCAGCTATGAATTTCCTCAATCTAAAAATCATTGACAATAAGCTTGTGGGTGAAGGCATCAGCTTAACGCTTCCAGAAGGGCAGCACAAGCTTTTGAAGGAAAAGGGCTACTCCTCTAAAGAAGTTATCATGGGGATTCGTCCAGAGGATATCTCTGCGTCTATCATTGCAGAGCAAGCCTATCCTGAAGCACAAATAGAGGCTGAAGTGACCGTTTCAGAACTGTTAGGGGCTGAAACTATGCTTTATCTTAAAGCTGGTGATGCAGAACTTGTCTCACGCGTCGAGGCAAGAGATTTCCGTCAACCTGGAGAAAAAATCAGGGTCACGCTTAACCTCAATAAAGCACACTTCTTTGACAAACAAACAGAAGTTCGTATTGTGGAAGATAAATAAAATCATAATAAATGGAAAGTATTTTTGGATACCTTTATTGGAAGTCTAAAGATGCTTTTTCTTTTCGAAAATTATTGCATATAAACTTATATTTTAATATGTTGAAAGCTAGAGTGTCAAAAGTGTTTGACACTCATCACATATGGGAGCTATAGTTAAAAGTGCTAAAATAGAAATAGTCAAAAATTTAAGCGTAGGAGCTCTTGGTTTTTCAGGAATACATCCACAACAGGAACAAATGACACCGTTCTTGCTGAAGAGAAATCAAATAAATGCTTTTACATAAGGACTTTATCATGAAAAAAACTATGGATGGGAATATGGCAGCAGCACATGTGGCTTATGCTTTCTCTGAAATTGCAATGATTTACCCGATTACTCCCAGTTCACCAATGGCAGATTATACGGATGCTTGGTCGACAGCAGGTCGTAAAAATATTTGGGGACAGCCTGTAAAACTGAGTGAGATGCAGTCTGAGGCTGGGGCTGCTGGAGCTTTGCACGGTGCCATAAAAGCAGGGGCTTTGGCAACAACATTTACTTCATCTCAAGGGCTCCTGCTTATGTTACCCAACATGTACAAGATGGCAGGTGAACTTCTGCCCGGTGTTATTCATGTTGCCGCTCGTGCAATTGCTACTGGTGCACTTAATATATCCGGCGATCACTCAGATGTTATGGCAGCACGTTCGACCGGCTTTGCAATGCTTGCAGCTTCAAGTGTACAAGAGGTTATGGACTTATCTGCCGTTTCTCACCTAGCTACTCTTGAAGCCTCTATACCTTTTTTGAACTTTTTTGATGGTTTTCGCACATCACATGAAATACAGAAAATTGAAGTTTTAGATTATGAAGATTTAGCAAAATTAATTAATCAAGACAAGCTCACAGCTTTTCGAAAGCGTGCTATGAATCCTGATCATCCCACTGTTTCTGGGACAAATCAAAATGCAGATATTTATTTTCAACAGCGTGAAACAGTTAACCCTCACTATGAAGAGTTGCCTGCTCTTGTACAAAAGTACATGGCAGAAATTAATGCTTTGCGTGGAACAAACTATGACTTAGTTGACTACTACGGTGCTCCAGATGCAGAAGAAGTTATCGTAAGCATGGGCTCTGTCGCAGGAACGATCAAACAAACCGTCGACCATCTTAATGCTCACGGACGGAAAGTTGGCTTCCTTAACATTCATCTCTATCGTCCTTTTCCAGCGGAAAATTTCCTTGAAAAACTACCTAAAACGGTTACTTCAATAGCGGTTCTTGACCGTACAAAAGAATCAGGGAGTAGTGCCGAGCCACTCTTGTTAGACGTTAAAGATTTATTGTTTGATTACAACATTTCTGTTTCTGGGGGGCGTTACGGGATTGGTGGAAAAGATACACGGCCTGAACATATATGTGCTGTCTTTGATTACTTGCAAAATAAGCAAAGTAAAAAGAGCTTCACTATTGGTATCGAAGATGATGTGACGAATCTTTCTCTACCAGCTTCTGAAAGCCTTGATTTGACTTCAGCAGATATTTATCAAGCAAAATTCTGGGGGTTTGGTTCAGATGGTACAGTAGGGGCGAATAAGGCTGCGATTAAAATCATTGGAGATTATACGAACAAGTATGTTCAAGGAGCTTTTGAATACGATTCTAAAAAATCTGGAGGTCTTACAGTCAGCCATTTGCGCTTTGGAGACACTCCGATTCAGTCAGAGTACATGATTTCGTGTCCAGACTTTGTGGCTTGCCATAATACTACTTATGTCCGTCAATATGACCTCGTGAAAGGTTTGCGACGAGGTGGAACTTTCCTTCTTAATACCAGTTGGACAGATGAACAGCTTGACCGTAACCTTCCGAGTAAGTTAAAACGCTATATTGCAGCAAATGATATAAACTTTTACAGCATTGATGCAGCAAAAATTGCCCAGACAACAGGTCTAGGACGCCGCATTAATACAATCATGCAGGTTGCTTTCTTTAAGCTAACAGAGATTATGCCTTTTGACGAAGTATATGAAATTCTGAAACAAGATGCTCAAAAGTATGCAAAAAAATCACCTAAAATTGTAGAGCAAAATCTTCAAGCTATGGAAGAAGCGCTGACTTATCTCCATAAAGTAGAAGTACCAGAAGTTTGGGCATTGTTAGAAGAAAAAACACCAAAGACTGTTCAAGCAGATACAGCCCGCAAACGCTATGTTTTTAACTTTTTAGATAAAGTGAATGCCTTTGAGGGAGATCAACTGACAGTCCAGGACATAGCGACTCATGTAACTGCAGGAAGCAGTCCTTTAGGGATTTCTGCTTTTGAAAAGCGCGGAGTAGCTTTAGAAGTACCCGAATGGAATGCTGATGCATGTATCCAATGTAATGAATGTTCTTTTGTTTGTCCCCACGCAGCTATTCGACCATTTTTGGCTGATGAAGATGAGTGGAATGTAGCCCCAGAAGGTTTCAATGTCATGGATTACCGTGGTAAGGATGGCCTTAAATACCGTATTCAAGTTTCAATTGAGGATTGTACAGGTTGTGGCCTTTGTGTAGAAGCTTGCCCCAAAAAAGGCGAAGCCCTCAAAATGGTACCTTACGAAAGTCAAAAATCGCAAGCAGTAAACTGGGCTTTCGGTATGACTTTGAAACAAAAAGAAAATCCAGCTCGTCCTGGGACTGTAGCGGGTACACAGTTTAATAAACCACTCTTTGAGTTCTCGGGAGCTTGTTCTGGCTGCGGAGAAACGCCATACATCAAACTTTTGACGCAAATGTTTGGTGATCGTATGATGATTTCTAATGCGACAGGATGTTCTTCTATCTATGGTGGAACACAAGCTGCTCCTTATACGACAAATGATGCAGGTCAAGGCCCAGCTTGGTCAAACTCTCTCTTTGAAGATAATGCCGAATATGGTTATGGGATGTGGGTTGCAAGTCAAACAAGACGTCAAAAATTTGCTGCAAGCGTAGAAGCTGCCTTGCCAGAGATGTCAGAAGACTTGGCAAAACTTGCAAAAGACTGGATAGAACATTTGGATGTTTCTGAAGGAACACGTGCACGCTCTGAGAAATTCAAGGCTTTACTTGAAGCTGAAATAGATAATGCAGATGTTCTCAAAGAAATATACAAAGAAAAAGACCAGTTTGTTAAACCCACCCAATGGATATTTGGTGGTGATGGTTGGGCTTATGATATTGGCTTTGGAGGCTTGGATCATGTCATCGCAAGTGGTGCGGATGTAAATATTCTTGTAATGGATAATGAAGTTTATGCCAATACTGGAGGTCAAGTTTCCAAGGGCACACCGGCCAGTGCTATTGCGCAATTTGCTTCAGGTGGTAAGGTAGCTGCCAAGAAGGACTTGGGCTTTATGGCCATGACCTATGGGAACGTCTATGTTGCTCAAATTGCAAGTGGTGCAAATATGATGCAAACGATCAAAGCATTGGATGAAGCAGAAAAACATAATGGGCCGTCATTGATTATTGCCTATACACCATGTATTACACATGGTAACTATGAAGGAATGAGCAAAGTACTCGATGAAGCAAAAGCAGCAGTAAATAGTGGTTACTGGCAACTTTATCGTTATAATCCAGCGCTTGAAGAATTAGGGAAAAATCCAATGACTTTGGACTTTAAGCGCCCTGACTTTAGCCAAGTAAGAGAGCTTCTTGTAAAACAATCACGTTTTGCAAATCTCATGAAAGTGAATGCAGCCCAAGCAGAGATGCTTTATGCAAAAGCTGCAAGTGATGCCCGTAAAAAATTCTTACGTTATGCTCGTGTATCAGGAGACTATGATAAATTTGTAGAGCGAGAAGTCAAGAATTCTGATGTAAAAACAGAAAAACCAGCTCGTGAAAAAAGAGAGCGAAAAGAGCGTTCAGTTGATCCTGAACGTGAAGCAAGACGTGCCGCAAGAAAAGCTGCACGACAAGCTAAATAATCCCAGAAAAGTGGCTGTTTGGAAACAACCACTTTTCTTTTTTATACGTAGGAGTTAACATAAAAAGAGGTATTTTTGATATAATGGTAAGAAATAATTCAGTAAGGAGGACAGCGTGTGAGTGATTTTAGTCAAATTTTTAATCTTGACTTTTGGCAAAAAATACTGGAATTAAACCAATCACCTTGGCGGGTGTTTATTTCCGTTATTGACATCGCTATCGTTAGTTTTTTTCTTTATTTAGCTATGCGTTTTGTACAAGGGACAAAATTAGTCAGCTTAGTACGTGGTGTAATCATCTTTGTTCTTATAAGAATAGTTGCTGGTTTAATTGGTTTAACTACGCTGGAGTGGTTACTGAATCAAGTAATTACCTATGGTGCTATAGCTGGTGTAATCATCTTTCAACCAGAAATTCGAAGAGCACTAGAAGGTTTGGGGCGGACAACAAATCGTTTGTCTGCAAATCGTAACAAGTCAATAAATAATTACATTGAAGCTTATGAAAAATCTTTTGCCTATATGTCAGAACGTAAGATAGGAGCTTTGATTGCGATTGAGCGGACGCAAACCTTGAGTGAGTACGCGTCGACAGGAATTCGTTTAGATGCAGATATCTCAAGCGAACTTATTATTAATATATTTATTCCTAATACACCTTTGCATGATGGTGCTGTTATAATTCAAAACGATAAAATTGCTGTCACCAGTGCTTACCTCCCCTTAACAGAAAAAACAGGTATCTCAAAAGAATTTGGCACGCGGCATCGCGCAGCTATCGGTTTATCAGAAGCCTCCGATGCAGTGGTTCTTGTGGTTTCTGAGGAAACAGGCGGGATTTCTATTGCTTATAATGGTGAATTATTTGCGGATATTTCAAAAGAAGTTTTCCATGAGAAACTCATGGCGATTTTGGGACCAACAGAAACAGGAGGCAAAAAATAATGAAAAATAATTTTTTCGCTTCAAAACTATTTACGTTACTGGCTTCTGTCTTCTTTGCTGTTATCTTGTTTTTCAACGCAAGTTCTGTTGCAGTGAGAAACCAAGGAAACTCAACAACGGGCGAAGTTTATACAACGACGATTTCCAATGTTCCGATTGAAATCAAGTATAATACAGATGAATATTTTGCTAGCGGCTATAACAATACTGCTAACGTTTACTTAACCAGTTATAATCGTGTTCAAATCAGTACAGAAGAAAACCCCGATTCACGGAATTTCTATCTGGTAGTAGATTTGTCGAATGCTAGTGAAGGGACAGTTACAATGCCTGTCCGTATCCAACAGCTCCCTAATGGGATAAATGCTCAGATTGAACCAACAACCTTGACAGTACGCTTAGAAAAGAAAGCCAGCGCTGAATTCAATGTTGCACCTTTGATTGAACAAGCACAACTGCCTGATGGCTTTAAAGTTAATGAAATCAAGCTAAGCCAAGAAAAGGTCAAGGTAACGGCGGGTGAAACAAGTATTAAGCAAATTCATGCGATACAAGCTGCCCTACCGAGTGATGCTTACTTAAATGATGACTACTCTGGTACTGTAACGCTACATGCAGTGGATGCTGACGGTAAACTCTTGCCAGCTCAAATCAGTCCAGCAACAGTCCAAATGAAAGTGAGTGTGGAAAAACCTTCGAAAACAGTACCTGTCAATGTTAAGAAAACGGGCACACTGGATCAAAGTCTTTCAGATATGAGGACGTCAATATCGCAAAAAACAGTGACAATTTCAGGAGAGCAAAGCGCTCTTGATAAAATTGATAGTGTAGATGCAACCGTGAATATATCAAATATCACGCAAAAAGAAACAGTAAATGTAGATATTCAAGCAGCTGGAGTAAGTGTTAAACCTAGTCAAATAGAAGTAACGTTGACTCCTAAGAAAAAATAATAGAGCAAAATAGAAAAGAGAAAAATAAAATGGGTAAATATTTTGGAACAGATGGTGTCCGTGGAGAAGCAAATGTTGAACTAACGCCAGAAATGGCTTTTAAACTCGGACGTTTTGGAGGTTATGTGCTTAGCCAACATGAGATTGGTACACCGAAAGTTTATGTTGCACGTGATCCACGTATCTCTGGGCAAATGCTCTCAACGAGTTTAATTTCTGGCCTCTTGTCTGTAGGTATCGAAGTCTATGATTTAGGCGTGATTGCTACGCCTGGTGTAGCCTATCTAGTGCGTAAAGAAGAAGCATCAGCCGGTGTCATGATTTCTGCAAGTCACAATCCAGCTTTGGATAATGGTATTAAATTCTTTGGTGCCGATGGCTTTAAATTGGATGATGATAAAGAATTAGAAATTGAAGCACTCATTGATGCTGAGAAAGACACACTACCTCGCCCTTCTGCTGAAGGGCTTGGTGTCCTACATGACTACAATGAAGCTGTTCGTAAATACCAAGCTTTCCTAAAAACAACAGCTGAAGGGGATTTTGAAGGCTTTAAAGTTGTTCTTGATACAGCCAATGGTGCTTCACATACATCTGCTCGTGCAGTTTTTGCTGATTTGAATGCAGAGTTAACCGTGATTGGGGAAAACCCAAATGGTCTTAATATCAATGATGGAGTTGGTTCAACTCATCCTGAAAAAACAGCTGATACGGTTGTTGAAACAGGAAGTGACATTGGACTTGCCTTTGATGGAGATGCGGATCGTCTCATTGCTGTAGACGAAAATGGACAAATTGTTGATGGTGACAAAATTATGTTTATCGTGGGTAAATACCTGCTAGAGCAAGGAAGATTGGCAAAAGATACAGTTGTTACGACAGTAATGTCTAATCTTGGTTTCCACTTGGCACTTGAAGAAGCTGGAATGAATTCTGTAGTTACCGCGGTAGGTGACCGTTATGTCGTGGAAGAAATGCGTAAAAATAATTACAATTTTGGTGGCGAGCAGTCTGGTCACATGGTATTCTTGGACTATAACACAACAGGAGATGGTCAGTTATCAGCTATCCAATTGGTGAAAGTCATGCGCGAAACAGGCAAGAAATTATCTGAATTGGCTGCTGAAGTAACAATTTATCCGCAAAAATTAGTGAATGTTCGCGTGGCAAATAATGCTGCCAAAGAAGGAGCGATGGATATTCCAGCTATTCGTGAAGTAATCTCCGAGATGGAAAAACAAATGAATGGTAAGGGTCGTATCCTTGTCCGCCCAAGTGGTACAGAACCACTTCTCCGTGTGATGGCAGAAGCTCCAACGGATGAAGAAGTGAATCATGTGGTTGATACTATTGTTGATGTGGTAAAAGATGAAATCGGTGTAAAACTTTAAAAAAAGAGATTCATATGAATCTCTTTTTTTACTCACGTTTCTTATTATTACTAAAACAATAAGTATGTTAAAATAGAATTACACAAAGCATGAAGGTTTATTGCGCAATTATAAATTACTTAAAGGAGGTTATGGGATGTTTAGTAAGAGTCATAAAAATAAAATGTTTAAAGAAGATGTCACAATTTATGCTCCCATGGATGGAGAAATCATTGATTTAACACAAGTTCCTGAAGAAATTTTTGCTAAAAAACTAATGGGTGAGGGCTACGCTATTGAGCCTGAAGTGCGCGGTACAAAAGCAACCATATATAGCCCAGCAAGTGGTGAAATCACTATTTGTCAAGGGCATGCTGTAGGTTTACGCCGTGCAGATGGACTTGAACTTTTTCTTCATATTGGGATTGACACAGTGAGTTTGAATGGTGAGCCATTTGATATAAGCTTAAAGATTGGCGACTTTGTACAAGGTGGAGAAAAAATTGGTAGTGTCCGATGGCATAAAATACAAGAAGCTAATCTCCCTTTGACTACCACTGTATTAATCACAAATACATCCAGTGCTTTAGAAAATTTACAAGTCAACTATGGGTCATCCAAGTCGGGGAAAGCAATTGGAGAAGCAATAGCTAAGAAAAAATAAAAGCAGTTTACTGCTTTTTTTGATGATTTAAATAAAATTATAGAGTACATTCAAAGCCAGTGTGCTCGTTTTTTTTTGCTATAATAAAACTATGAAATTAAAAGCTAATGAAGAAAAGATGCTGGCCTTTGCTAAGCGTTTAGGAGGTCTACTCCAAGCACAGGATGTTATTGTGTTAACAGGAGAACTAGGTGCAGGGAAGACTACCTTTGTTAAAGGCTTGGCTTTAGGATTAGATATTCAACAGATGATTAAGAGCCCAACCTATACCATTGTACGTGAATATGAACAGGGAAAACTGCCCTTGTATCATATGGATGTCTATCGTGTTGGAGATGATCCAGACAGTTTTGACTTGGATGATTATCTTTTTGGCGAGGGCGTTTCTGTTATTGAGTGGGGAGAACTTTTAGGTAAAGACTTGCCTGACGACTATCTTGAAGTCCAGCTCGATAAATATGCAGAGGGTTTTGCAACAGACGCTCAGCGTGAGTTAGAACTCATCCCTCATGGCCAACGCTATGAAAATTTATTAGGAGAACTATGAATACAGAATTACTTATACGTGAAGCGACCAAAGAAGATAGCTCCAAGCTGATAGCATTTCTTGACCAGATAGGAAAAGAAAGTCATTTCTTAACCTTAGATGAAGCGGGAATATTAATGTCAGAAACTCAGATGGAAGACTACCTTGATCAAATTTCACAAAAGGATAACAATGCTTATTTTTTAGCTTTTCTAGGTGAGGAAATTGCTGGTGTTTTGCATATTACAGCTGATTTTCATTATCGAATTCGTCATATTGGAGATATTTTTATTGCTGTAGCTTCAAAATTTCAAGGTTATGGGGTGGCTTCTTTTCTTTTTACTGATGCTCTAGAATGGGTTGAAGAAACAGGAGTTATAAAACGCTTAGAACTGACTGTTCAAAAACGAAATAAAGCAGCTATCCATTTGTATGAAAAATTTGGTTTTGAGCTTGAGGCTATCCAGAAATATGGGGCACGCGATGAAGATGGGCATCTCATAGATGTTTGTGAAATGGTTAAGTTTTTTTGAAAAAATTCCAACCAAAAAGAAGGAAAAGGAGGCCATATTTGGTCCCCTTTTTGTATTTATGTTGTTTATTTGCAAAATTTTGATATAATTTTATTATGAAACTTTGGATAAAATCGCTGCTAATGATCGTAGGAATCATTGCTTTAACAGCCGGAGCAGCCACTGTCTACGTATCGACAGTCTTAGATAGCACAACAAAAGCCTTTTCTAAAACTTATGCAGAAGTAGGTAGCGCTGATGCAGGAAAAATTATCAAAGCTACTGAACCATTAACTATCTTACTCATGGGTGTTGATACTGGAGGAGCTGGTCGTGGAGGATCGACAAGTTGGGATGGAAATTCTGACTCACAAATCATTATGACCCTGAATCCAAAGACAAATACAACCACAATGGTATCTCTAGAGCGGGATGTCATGACTAACATTCAAGATGATCAAGGGAACACTATTTCGACACAAAAGATGAATGCAGCTTATCCGATGGGATATAATGCAGGAGGTCTAAAAACAGGAGTTCAGTATGCCATGAAGACAATTGAGGAGCAAGCTGGAATACCAGTAGAGAACTTCTTAATGATTAACTTTGATGGCTTAGTTAACTTAGTAGATGATGTTGGCGGTATTGATATTGATAACACAACAGGACAAACTCTTTATATTTCGGATACTGAACCAGAATATACAGCAAAGGTTCCACCAGGAAAACAACATATTAATGGTGATCAAGCGCTTGTGTATGCCCGCGACCGACATCACTTGCCGAATGGGGATTATGGACGTGCGGCACACCAGCATGAAGTTATCTCTGCAGTTGTAACCAAACTACTCGCATTGAATAATATCACACAATATCAAAAATTCTTGGATGATATTAGTAAAGATATAAAAACAAATATTCCAATTAATGGCTCAACTCTTTCATCTTTATTAGGATATAAAGACTGCTTTA
This window encodes:
- a CDS encoding GNAT family N-acetyltransferase, with translation MNTELLIREATKEDSSKLIAFLDQIGKESHFLTLDEAGILMSETQMEDYLDQISQKDNNAYFLAFLGEEIAGVLHITADFHYRIRHIGDIFIAVASKFQGYGVASFLFTDALEWVEETGVIKRLELTVQKRNKAAIHLYEKFGFELEAIQKYGARDEDGHLIDVCEMVKFF
- the glmM gene encoding phosphoglucosamine mutase, whose translation is MGKYFGTDGVRGEANVELTPEMAFKLGRFGGYVLSQHEIGTPKVYVARDPRISGQMLSTSLISGLLSVGIEVYDLGVIATPGVAYLVRKEEASAGVMISASHNPALDNGIKFFGADGFKLDDDKELEIEALIDAEKDTLPRPSAEGLGVLHDYNEAVRKYQAFLKTTAEGDFEGFKVVLDTANGASHTSARAVFADLNAELTVIGENPNGLNINDGVGSTHPEKTADTVVETGSDIGLAFDGDADRLIAVDENGQIVDGDKIMFIVGKYLLEQGRLAKDTVVTTVMSNLGFHLALEEAGMNSVVTAVGDRYVVEEMRKNNYNFGGEQSGHMVFLDYNTTGDGQLSAIQLVKVMRETGKKLSELAAEVTIYPQKLVNVRVANNAAKEGAMDIPAIREVISEMEKQMNGKGRILVRPSGTEPLLRVMAEAPTDEEVNHVVDTIVDVVKDEIGVKL
- a CDS encoding ABC transporter ATP-binding protein; its protein translation is MTTLKLDKVYKKYPNATQYSVEDFNLDVKDKEFIVFVGPSGCGKSTTLRMIAGLEDITEGDFTIDGKVMNDVAPKDRDIAMVFQNYALYPHMTVFDNMAFGLKLRKYKKEDIKKRVEEAANILGLTDLLDRKPADMSGGQRQRVAMGRAIVRDAKVFLMDEPLSNLDAKLRVSMRTEIAKIHRRIGATTIYVTHDQTEAMTLADRIVIMSSTPNADKSGTVGRIEQIGTPQELYNEPATKFVAGFIGSPAMNFLNLKIIDNKLVGEGISLTLPEGQHKLLKEKGYSSKEVIMGIRPEDISASIIAEQAYPEAQIEAEVTVSELLGAETMLYLKAGDAELVSRVEARDFRQPGEKIRVTLNLNKAHFFDKQTEVRIVEDK
- the nifJ gene encoding pyruvate:ferredoxin (flavodoxin) oxidoreductase translates to MKKTMDGNMAAAHVAYAFSEIAMIYPITPSSPMADYTDAWSTAGRKNIWGQPVKLSEMQSEAGAAGALHGAIKAGALATTFTSSQGLLLMLPNMYKMAGELLPGVIHVAARAIATGALNISGDHSDVMAARSTGFAMLAASSVQEVMDLSAVSHLATLEASIPFLNFFDGFRTSHEIQKIEVLDYEDLAKLINQDKLTAFRKRAMNPDHPTVSGTNQNADIYFQQRETVNPHYEELPALVQKYMAEINALRGTNYDLVDYYGAPDAEEVIVSMGSVAGTIKQTVDHLNAHGRKVGFLNIHLYRPFPAENFLEKLPKTVTSIAVLDRTKESGSSAEPLLLDVKDLLFDYNISVSGGRYGIGGKDTRPEHICAVFDYLQNKQSKKSFTIGIEDDVTNLSLPASESLDLTSADIYQAKFWGFGSDGTVGANKAAIKIIGDYTNKYVQGAFEYDSKKSGGLTVSHLRFGDTPIQSEYMISCPDFVACHNTTYVRQYDLVKGLRRGGTFLLNTSWTDEQLDRNLPSKLKRYIAANDINFYSIDAAKIAQTTGLGRRINTIMQVAFFKLTEIMPFDEVYEILKQDAQKYAKKSPKIVEQNLQAMEEALTYLHKVEVPEVWALLEEKTPKTVQADTARKRYVFNFLDKVNAFEGDQLTVQDIATHVTAGSSPLGISAFEKRGVALEVPEWNADACIQCNECSFVCPHAAIRPFLADEDEWNVAPEGFNVMDYRGKDGLKYRIQVSIEDCTGCGLCVEACPKKGEALKMVPYESQKSQAVNWAFGMTLKQKENPARPGTVAGTQFNKPLFEFSGACSGCGETPYIKLLTQMFGDRMMISNATGCSSIYGGTQAAPYTTNDAGQGPAWSNSLFEDNAEYGYGMWVASQTRRQKFAASVEAALPEMSEDLAKLAKDWIEHLDVSEGTRARSEKFKALLEAEIDNADVLKEIYKEKDQFVKPTQWIFGGDGWAYDIGFGGLDHVIASGADVNILVMDNEVYANTGGQVSKGTPASAIAQFASGGKVAAKKDLGFMAMTYGNVYVAQIASGANMMQTIKALDEAEKHNGPSLIIAYTPCITHGNYEGMSKVLDEAKAAVNSGYWQLYRYNPALEELGKNPMTLDFKRPDFSQVRELLVKQSRFANLMKVNAAQAEMLYAKAASDARKKFLRYARVSGDYDKFVEREVKNSDVKTEKPAREKRERKERSVDPEREARRAARKAARQAK
- a CDS encoding LCP family protein; translated protein: MKLWIKSLLMIVGIIALTAGAATVYVSTVLDSTTKAFSKTYAEVGSADAGKIIKATEPLTILLMGVDTGGAGRGGSTSWDGNSDSQIIMTLNPKTNTTTMVSLERDVMTNIQDDQGNTISTQKMNAAYPMGYNAGGLKTGVQYAMKTIEEQAGIPVENFLMINFDGLVNLVDDVGGIDIDNTTGQTLYISDTEPEYTAKVPPGKQHINGDQALVYARDRHHLPNGDYGRAAHQHEVISAVVTKLLALNNITQYQKFLDDISKDIKTNIPINGSTLSSLLGYKDCFKKVVSIQYQGIDYTNPSDGGSYQLMSSNTTLAVQNALRSSLKKDTSNILSDSLITYETLTGNTPSSYFMPSATVTENGKSTVYGIDADGSFVTLDSSNTGTYVATDGSAATSDKPVTSTDKTKSSTTDQSVASTDAYGAVDDGSGYYGEGTTDPGVGGATVDDTTTYADPYYTGQ
- the cdaA gene encoding diadenylate cyclase CdaA, whose product is MSDFSQIFNLDFWQKILELNQSPWRVFISVIDIAIVSFFLYLAMRFVQGTKLVSLVRGVIIFVLIRIVAGLIGLTTLEWLLNQVITYGAIAGVIIFQPEIRRALEGLGRTTNRLSANRNKSINNYIEAYEKSFAYMSERKIGALIAIERTQTLSEYASTGIRLDADISSELIINIFIPNTPLHDGAVIIQNDKIAVTSAYLPLTEKTGISKEFGTRHRAAIGLSEASDAVVLVVSEETGGISIAYNGELFADISKEVFHEKLMAILGPTETGGKK
- the tsaE gene encoding tRNA (adenosine(37)-N6)-threonylcarbamoyltransferase complex ATPase subunit type 1 TsaE, whose product is MKLKANEEKMLAFAKRLGGLLQAQDVIVLTGELGAGKTTFVKGLALGLDIQQMIKSPTYTIVREYEQGKLPLYHMDVYRVGDDPDSFDLDDYLFGEGVSVIEWGELLGKDLPDDYLEVQLDKYAEGFATDAQRELELIPHGQRYENLLGEL
- a CDS encoding YbbR-like domain-containing protein — protein: MKNNFFASKLFTLLASVFFAVILFFNASSVAVRNQGNSTTGEVYTTTISNVPIEIKYNTDEYFASGYNNTANVYLTSYNRVQISTEENPDSRNFYLVVDLSNASEGTVTMPVRIQQLPNGINAQIEPTTLTVRLEKKASAEFNVAPLIEQAQLPDGFKVNEIKLSQEKVKVTAGETSIKQIHAIQAALPSDAYLNDDYSGTVTLHAVDADGKLLPAQISPATVQMKVSVEKPSKTVPVNVKKTGTLDQSLSDMRTSISQKTVTISGEQSALDKIDSVDATVNISNITQKETVNVDIQAAGVSVKPSQIEVTLTPKKK
- a CDS encoding PTS sugar transporter subunit IIA, with the protein product MFSKSHKNKMFKEDVTIYAPMDGEIIDLTQVPEEIFAKKLMGEGYAIEPEVRGTKATIYSPASGEITICQGHAVGLRRADGLELFLHIGIDTVSLNGEPFDISLKIGDFVQGGEKIGSVRWHKIQEANLPLTTTVLITNTSSALENLQVNYGSSKSGKAIGEAIAKKK